A genomic segment from Luteolibacter ambystomatis encodes:
- a CDS encoding M48 family metallopeptidase, translated as MMEWNILAVVILISMFALWNLDFAAALLNLKAFPETVPPALADILTAESLDRSRAYLRTNAVFQIIRSSVMLALPIAFWMLGGFQWLDETSRALAHDGPVASGLVFFACCALGIQLLGLPFSWYDTFVIEEKFGFNRSTQATFWGDQIKGLLMLAVLGVPIAAALLWIFLQVPHAWLWAWAVFTVFQLLLTWLAPSLILPLFNKFSPMPEGGLKRRIEELGERCGFPLSGVFVMDGSKRSTKANAFFTGFGKRKKIALFDTLMEKHGEDELLGVLAHEIGHFRLGHIRQRLFVGVLQSAALFFLLGLATDPHGAFSRQLFDAFGVAQISPHVGILLFTLLFEPVSRVLGVLANAWSRRHEFEADAFAANSTGDAKPLSEALKKLSADQLSHPSPHPLRVWLDYSHPPLLQRLQALEKV; from the coding sequence ATGATGGAATGGAACATTCTGGCGGTCGTGATCCTGATCTCGATGTTCGCCCTGTGGAATCTCGACTTCGCGGCGGCGCTGCTGAACCTGAAGGCATTTCCGGAAACCGTTCCACCTGCCCTTGCGGATATTCTGACGGCGGAAAGCCTGGATCGCTCGCGGGCCTATCTGCGGACGAACGCGGTTTTCCAAATCATCCGTTCCAGCGTCATGCTGGCCCTGCCGATCGCGTTCTGGATGCTCGGTGGATTCCAGTGGCTGGATGAAACCAGCCGCGCGCTGGCACATGATGGCCCGGTCGCAAGCGGTCTCGTATTCTTTGCCTGCTGCGCCCTGGGCATCCAGTTGCTCGGGCTGCCATTCTCCTGGTACGATACCTTCGTCATCGAGGAAAAATTCGGTTTCAACCGCTCGACGCAGGCAACCTTCTGGGGAGATCAGATCAAAGGACTGCTGATGCTCGCCGTGCTGGGCGTGCCGATCGCGGCGGCGCTTCTGTGGATCTTCCTCCAGGTGCCCCACGCGTGGCTGTGGGCATGGGCGGTTTTCACGGTATTCCAGCTTTTGCTCACGTGGCTGGCACCATCGTTGATTCTCCCTCTGTTCAACAAATTCAGCCCGATGCCGGAAGGCGGTTTGAAGCGCCGCATCGAAGAACTGGGCGAGCGTTGCGGATTCCCCTTGTCCGGCGTCTTCGTCATGGATGGATCGAAACGATCCACCAAGGCAAACGCGTTCTTCACCGGCTTTGGCAAGCGCAAGAAAATCGCGCTGTTCGACACACTGATGGAGAAGCACGGCGAGGATGAATTGCTCGGCGTGCTGGCGCATGAGATCGGGCACTTCCGTCTCGGACACATCCGCCAGCGGTTGTTCGTGGGCGTGCTTCAATCGGCGGCGTTGTTCTTCCTCCTCGGTCTGGCCACCGATCCACACGGCGCTTTCTCCCGGCAGTTGTTCGATGCCTTCGGTGTCGCGCAAATTTCGCCGCACGTGGGCATCCTCCTGTTCACCCTGTTGTTCGAACCGGTGAGCCGTGTGCTCGGAGTCCTCGCGAATGCATGGTCCCGCCGCCACGAATTCGAGGCCGATGCCTTCGCCGCAAACTCCACCGGTGATGCAAAGCCACTTTCAGAAGCCCTGAAGAAGCTCTCCGCCGACCAGCTTTCACACCCGTCCCCTCACCCGCTTCGGGTGTGGCTCGACTATTCACATCCGCCGCTGCTCCAGCGGCTCCAGGCACTGGAAAAGGTGTGA
- a CDS encoding peptidoglycan D,D-transpeptidase FtsI family protein, whose translation MPFSSLSSQLRGLAALCVVATSFAAQEPPPVASNALPSAAKGANDGSISTRKDARTITLRIPAPRGQIVDREGEPLAQNVMAYQVALQFKQLEAADRDFVVNWGRTRIAHAAAVVKNLAIPTDDELYDHYRHRRWLPLILSEQISAKDAKGLESKLGSDMILHPVYRRFYPEEGLAAHVIGFTGSVGKLPTGPINFNEPLWEEVEGRSGLEKIYDKQLVGEPGTKKLLFDESGEKLFDEQPTRPRTGGTVVTTINARWQKLAEKVLKSGCKRGAFVVIDAVTGEVLVMASKPTFNLNTIDTDYKALEADPSRPMVALSYQGTYPPASTFKPIVALAALNNGTVSEDTEIYCPAAIEIGNHVFNNWSKAPEGSIDVKRAIARSCNPWFYQVGIKVGPGNFLSLARRLGYGEKTGLPLLGENSGLVPNNEWFLQHEKRRILDGDTANLSIGQGVLLASPLQVAQAMAGIANGGAVPKLQLVRQVQDSRGRVTEANRPERRAWLGVDPVAVEVVRKGMRDVVNAGYGTGKAAQLSFTEMCGKTGTAQWGPASKEQRLAWFAGFFPFDNPRYSFAVLYEGRPGETVSGGRMAAPMVKAFFEPLKEEIKETIAPPPKAVLIVEDGDSPKGDGKHQETILKAIPVESGDGTVVNPPEPEDMPAPKAVPVDPKDLPVETEDGP comes from the coding sequence ATGCCTTTCAGCTCCCTGTCGTCTCAACTTCGCGGACTTGCCGCCCTGTGCGTGGTCGCGACGTCATTTGCCGCGCAGGAGCCTCCGCCGGTGGCATCCAATGCACTTCCTTCGGCGGCGAAGGGCGCGAACGATGGCTCGATCAGCACCCGCAAGGATGCCCGCACGATCACCCTGCGGATTCCCGCGCCGCGCGGCCAGATCGTGGACCGTGAGGGCGAGCCGCTGGCACAGAATGTGATGGCGTATCAGGTGGCGCTTCAATTCAAGCAACTGGAAGCCGCCGACCGCGATTTCGTGGTCAACTGGGGCCGCACGCGCATCGCGCATGCGGCGGCGGTCGTGAAGAACCTCGCCATTCCCACGGATGACGAACTCTACGATCATTACCGCCACCGCCGCTGGCTGCCGCTGATCCTTTCCGAGCAGATCTCCGCCAAGGACGCGAAGGGGCTCGAATCGAAGCTCGGCTCGGACATGATCCTGCATCCGGTCTATCGCCGGTTTTATCCGGAGGAAGGGCTGGCAGCGCACGTCATCGGCTTCACCGGCAGCGTGGGCAAGCTGCCCACCGGTCCGATCAATTTCAACGAACCGCTGTGGGAGGAAGTGGAAGGCCGCTCGGGCCTTGAGAAGATCTACGACAAACAACTCGTCGGCGAGCCGGGCACGAAAAAGCTGCTGTTCGATGAAAGCGGCGAGAAGCTTTTCGATGAGCAGCCGACCCGCCCGCGCACCGGCGGCACGGTGGTGACGACGATCAATGCCCGCTGGCAGAAGCTGGCGGAGAAGGTGCTGAAATCCGGCTGCAAACGCGGTGCCTTCGTGGTGATCGATGCAGTGACCGGAGAGGTATTGGTGATGGCTTCAAAGCCCACCTTCAATCTCAACACCATCGATACCGACTACAAGGCACTGGAAGCCGATCCCTCCCGGCCGATGGTGGCGTTGTCCTACCAGGGCACCTATCCGCCCGCCTCGACCTTCAAGCCCATCGTGGCGCTGGCCGCGCTCAACAATGGCACCGTTTCGGAAGACACGGAGATCTATTGTCCCGCCGCCATCGAAATCGGCAACCATGTCTTCAACAACTGGAGCAAGGCTCCCGAAGGCTCGATCGACGTGAAGCGTGCGATCGCCCGCTCGTGCAACCCGTGGTTCTATCAGGTGGGCATCAAGGTCGGTCCCGGGAATTTCCTGAGCCTCGCCCGCCGTCTCGGTTATGGTGAAAAGACCGGCTTGCCCTTGCTCGGTGAGAACAGTGGTCTGGTGCCGAACAACGAGTGGTTCCTGCAGCATGAAAAGCGCCGCATCCTTGATGGCGACACCGCGAACCTTTCCATCGGCCAAGGCGTTCTGCTCGCCTCTCCGCTGCAAGTAGCCCAGGCCATGGCCGGAATCGCCAATGGCGGTGCGGTGCCGAAGCTCCAACTCGTCCGCCAGGTGCAGGACAGCCGCGGCCGTGTGACCGAGGCGAACCGTCCCGAACGCCGCGCCTGGCTGGGAGTCGATCCGGTGGCGGTGGAAGTGGTTCGGAAAGGCATGCGCGATGTGGTGAATGCGGGTTATGGCACCGGCAAGGCGGCACAACTCAGCTTCACCGAGATGTGTGGCAAGACCGGCACGGCCCAGTGGGGTCCGGCCTCGAAGGAGCAGCGCCTCGCGTGGTTCGCCGGGTTCTTTCCTTTCGACAACCCGCGCTACTCGTTCGCCGTCCTGTATGAGGGCCGCCCGGGTGAAACCGTGTCCGGTGGCCGCATGGCCGCGCCGATGGTGAAGGCTTTCTTCGAGCCCTTGAAGGAAGAGATCAAGGAGACCATCGCGCCGCCGCCGAAGGCCGTGCTGATCGTGGAAGATGGAGATTCACCCAAGGGGGATGGCAAGCATCAGGAAACGATACTCAAGGCGATACCCGTGGAGTCGGGGGATGGGACGGTCGTCAATCCACCCGAACCGGAAGATATGCCCGCTCCCAAGGCCGTGCCGGTGGATCCGAAGGATCTGCCCGTGGAAACGGAAGACGGCCCGTGA
- a CDS encoding glycoside hydrolase family 71/99-like protein, producing the protein MILRIFLSTACLLLSAAADDLTGKVMCGYQGWFRTPEDGYGTGWSHYGGKAFAPGSCGIELWPDVRELPETARVKTDFRHPDGSVAEVFSSTNPAVIAKHFEWMRAYGIDGVFLQRFAVTTKDPKYRRALDDVLVHCRKAAADTSRNWVLMYDLSGIKPGEARLVSDDWQYLRKQFQIADASDTGYLKHRSKPLVALWGLGFNDRPAMLDEWRALVTFFKKDAGCTVMLGVPTYWRTLQRDAITDPALHEIIAMADVVSPWTVGRYGKPEDAARYITTTAKDDLVWCRDHQLDYLPVAFPGFSWHNLMAGRGKDVPVNQIPRNGGRFFWFQAMQYRDAGAKALYVAMFDELDEGTAIFKVRNDPPTGTSLFVSEPDVPGDRYLRLAGQAGKLFKGQAVKTEDGLPVE; encoded by the coding sequence ATGATCCTGCGAATATTCCTCTCCACCGCCTGCCTGCTGCTTTCCGCCGCAGCGGACGATCTCACGGGCAAAGTGATGTGCGGCTACCAAGGCTGGTTCCGCACTCCGGAGGATGGTTATGGCACGGGGTGGAGCCACTACGGCGGCAAAGCCTTCGCGCCCGGTTCCTGTGGCATCGAGTTGTGGCCGGACGTCCGTGAACTGCCGGAGACAGCCCGCGTGAAAACCGATTTCCGCCATCCGGACGGCAGCGTGGCCGAAGTGTTTTCCTCCACCAACCCGGCCGTGATCGCGAAGCACTTCGAATGGATGCGCGCTTATGGCATCGACGGAGTTTTTCTCCAACGTTTCGCCGTCACGACGAAGGACCCGAAATACCGCCGCGCACTCGATGACGTGCTGGTGCATTGCCGCAAGGCCGCCGCGGATACATCCCGGAACTGGGTGCTGATGTACGACCTGAGCGGCATCAAACCCGGCGAGGCCCGTCTCGTGAGCGACGATTGGCAATACCTGCGCAAGCAATTCCAGATCGCGGATGCTTCGGATACCGGCTACTTGAAACATCGTAGCAAGCCCTTGGTCGCCCTGTGGGGCCTGGGCTTCAACGACCGTCCGGCGATGCTCGATGAATGGCGCGCGCTGGTGACTTTCTTCAAGAAGGACGCCGGATGCACCGTCATGCTCGGCGTGCCCACCTACTGGCGCACGCTCCAGCGGGATGCCATCACCGACCCCGCGCTGCACGAGATCATCGCCATGGCGGACGTGGTCAGTCCGTGGACGGTGGGCCGCTATGGCAAGCCGGAGGATGCCGCGCGCTACATCACCACCACCGCGAAGGATGATCTCGTCTGGTGCCGCGATCACCAGCTCGACTACCTGCCCGTCGCCTTTCCCGGCTTCAGCTGGCACAATCTCATGGCAGGCCGCGGCAAGGACGTGCCGGTCAACCAGATCCCGCGAAATGGAGGCCGGTTCTTCTGGTTCCAAGCCATGCAATATCGTGACGCCGGAGCGAAGGCGCTCTACGTGGCCATGTTCGATGAACTGGACGAAGGCACGGCGATCTTCAAGGTCCGCAACGATCCACCAACGGGAACGAGCCTCTTCGTCAGCGAGCCGGACGTGCCGGGTGACCGCTATCTCCGGCTCGCCGGGCAGGCCGGGAAGCTCTTCAAAGGGCAGGCCGTCAAAACCGAGGACGGCCTGCCGGTGGAATAA
- a CDS encoding RNA polymerase sigma factor, whose product MAADLDNALALRWKGGDVTAYNELVQRHIGSLRGYLYSRCGRDADASDLCQEVFIEVCLKIANFDPAYSFTAWLYTIARNKVADLFRKQKPLELFVPEQHSAEDDSHPARIHEERDAAIHAWEKIFEILPEAQATALWLRAQGQMSVEQIASTMDQTTANVKVLLFRARQRLARDWENLIAKS is encoded by the coding sequence GTGGCAGCCGATTTGGACAACGCCCTGGCCCTGCGATGGAAAGGCGGTGACGTGACCGCCTACAATGAACTGGTGCAGCGCCACATCGGCAGCCTCCGTGGATATCTCTATTCCCGCTGTGGCAGGGACGCGGATGCCAGCGATCTTTGCCAGGAAGTCTTTATCGAAGTCTGCCTGAAGATCGCCAATTTCGATCCCGCCTACTCGTTCACCGCCTGGCTCTACACCATCGCGAGGAACAAGGTGGCCGATCTGTTCCGGAAGCAAAAGCCGCTGGAATTGTTCGTGCCGGAGCAACACAGCGCCGAGGACGATTCCCATCCCGCGAGAATCCACGAGGAACGGGATGCAGCCATCCACGCATGGGAGAAGATTTTCGAAATCCTGCCCGAAGCCCAGGCCACCGCGTTGTGGCTGAGAGCCCAGGGGCAGATGAGCGTCGAACAAATTGCTTCGACGATGGATCAAACCACCGCGAATGTAAAAGTCCTGCTGTTCCGCGCCCGCCAGCGCCTCGCCCGTGACTGGGAAAACCTCATCGCCAAATCCTGA